The sequence GAGGGCACTGCTCTACATCGCCGATCACCCCGGCACCCGGCCGACGTCGCTCCGGGAGTACCTCGGCATCACCTCGGCCGGAGTGACGACGCTGATCGACCGGCTCATCGAACGCGGGGCCGTGCGCCGTGAGGTCGATGCCGAAGACCGGCGGGTGAACCGCATCTCGGTCACCGTCGACCTCGCCGGCGACCCCTGGTCGGCGCTGACCCGCTTCGACCGCGACTTCAGCGCGGCGATCGACGCAGGAGACCAGCGGGCGATGGCCGAGTTCGCGACCGCCCTCGCCGCGCTCACCATGACGGTCACCGGAGCGGGGCGGCGGGCAGCAGAAGCCGGCTGACGGTCGCTCCGGCGCCTCGGAGGTCAGGCTTCGTCGTCGCCGGAGAAGTCGGCCGACTTCGCCTGGAGGAACGCGCATAGGGCCGAGACCGTCGCGAGTTCGGACGACAGGTGCAGCACACCGGCGGGGTCGAGCAT is a genomic window of Agromyces protaetiae containing:
- a CDS encoding MarR family winged helix-turn-helix transcriptional regulator, producing the protein MSSDAPSKQGLASALQQYVQARSAALLLARKELRIGELDARALLYIADHPGTRPTSLREYLGITSAGVTTLIDRLIERGAVRREVDAEDRRVNRISVTVDLAGDPWSALTRFDRDFSAAIDAGDQRAMAEFATALAALTMTVTGAGRRAAEAG